In Paenibacillus sonchi, the genomic stretch TAAGGGTTCGGTTGAAGGTCCCCTATGACCCCTCTGTGAATAGGAGGTCAATTCACCCAAAATCGGTTCCCCCGTTTCCCTAATGATTAAGGAACTCGGCTCGACTGTTGATTAGGATTAGCTTGCGGATCAATACATGACAAAAAGTTTGTAAATTAACTTTGAATAATTACAAAAATGTTACTATCAACTCACTGCAGTAATTGTAACAAAGACAGAAGCTCTTGGCAATCATTTAAAGCATAATAATGCATATTTTTTCCGTTTGACGGGACAAAAATCTATTCTTGAGGGCCCATTTTACGCGCTGCGTAAGCTGTATGGGAGATTTTTTTGGAATATTTAGCAAAAAGGTGTTTCAAAGATCTCCGGAACGTGTAAAAGGGAGAATAAGGAAAAGGAAAAACCCGGAAATGATTACGGCAATAATCAGTCCGGGTTCGTATAAGTTATATTTAGTTGTTAGAGGCAGTAATATTGAAGGGAATAACGTTTATCAATCGTAGGCAACAGCCTGGTACGCTGTAGTGCTCATCACTCGTTTGGCGCCAACGTAGCGGTTGGCCCAGTAGGCTTGGCTCAGTGAAGTTATCGTAACGCCGCGTGAACTGGAGGATTGTGCGAATTTGCCATTCCCGACATAAATGCCGACATGGGAAACTCCCGATCCAAAGGTGTTAAAGAAAACGAGGTCGCCTGAACGCAAGTTATTGCGGGACACAGGGGTGCCGACGCTGAATTGAGCTTTGGAAGTGCGTGGCAGGGTTAGTCCGACATTTTTGAATACGTACCTCGTGAATCCGGAGCAGTCGAAACCGCTGGTGCTGGTGCCCCCGAATTTATAGGTCGTTCCGATTGTTTTGGCGATAACTGTGTCCATTTTGGAGTCGGCGAAAGCGCTGCCAGCTCCTAATGTGAATACCATCACTAATCCAAGTGCTGCTGCGGTGCATTTCTTCTTGAAGTTCTGACTTTTCAAATGATGTACTCCTTCCAAGGCCTGCGAGGTTAGCTTAAGGATTCGGTAGAAGGTCCCCTATGACCCCTCTAAAGCGAGATCAATTCACCCAAGATATGGTTCCCCCGCTTCCCGGTGCAGGGAATTTGGCGTTTTGTGCACCAGAAGAGCGTGTGTAACAAGCTTTAATGCTCAAGTTAAATGTGGTTTACAAGCTGTAACTTAAAGATTACAAATTTGTTACTAGTAGTACAGGCATCATTGTACCAGAGGATTTACAGTTTTGCAAATACTCTTTATCACTTTGTAACTCAAAAAAAGAGTCCCGCTCCCGGTAAGGAGTAGCGACTCTTTTATTATGCCGGTTAAGCGGCTCTATTATTGCGGAAATATTTTACTGCGCCAGAGATGATACTGGGCGGCGATTCCCCACATTTTGAACAGTGTAGTGGGCAGCGGAGAGAACTGGCGGAGCAGAAAGGCCGGCAATCCGGGACTAAGCAGCGCGGTTGCTCCGCAAACAAGCATCATCACCAGCCCGCATGCTCCCAGCACAAGGGAGAGTCCTGCAGATGGAACAATGACCTTCAGGCACACCAGCAGGGATTGGAGTATTCCTGTACCGGCCGTATACCCGAACTGCATGTAGAGCAACAGCTTCCGAATAAAGAAAAGATACACAAGCCATGCCAGGACGTAAGGAACCAGCTTCAGCAGCTGTCTGTAATCCAGAATGCCGCTTAGCAGCAGGTTGTACATTTTGGGAAAAAGCCAGTACAAGGGCAGGGCCGCCAGCACCCATTCTATAAGACTGAACAGCATCACCGGAAGCCCATACAGCCGCATGCCCGGAAAAAGAACATTCCGCGCTCGCCCTTGCGCTCCTGGTGCAGCTCGTGGAGCAGCCCTGCGCGGATGAATGGGGAGACCAGCAATCTTGCTGCGCTCAATACCAGAAGCATCCAGAGCCAATGCTGAACCGCCGGGTCCGAACCCAAAGCGAATTGCCCCTCCACATAGTACAGCAGTCTGCCCAGCCCGCTGCCTCCCGCATGCTGGTCCGGGTAGCGCAGAAGCACGGGAACCACGGCGCTTTTGACAAACTTGTACATGAAATAGCCCCAGAAAAGCCGGTAAATAAATAACAGGATCAATATATATAATTGCTCTTTCATGCTGTGCCAGCCGCAGCTTATCGATCTTTTCACAATCCTTCACCTCACCAGACAAGAGTGCCGAGCAGATTTTCAATCAGGTTGGTCATGCTGAGCGTCCAGCGTGAGAGCGTATCAGGCTCCAGTTCGGCGAGTCTGAAATTGTTCAGATGCTTGCTCTCCAGCAGAACGGAGTGCTCCGGATCAATCTCTGCCGACAGGAGCGGCGCTTTGTAGGACAGCTGAAATGTCGTTTGCTTGCTTTCCCCATTCCAATATCTTTGAACGGTATATCCGTCCGAGAAGGTAAACTTTACCGGCACATCCCCGTGCCGGCTGCCTTTATTGCTTACGGTAACTGAAGATTCATAGCGGGAGTCTTCGTTATCCGCCCCTGCTTTGCTGATAGTATTTGCAATATGATTTATAGCAAAATCAGGAGCGCCGCCACTGTATACATAATGATCGAAATACGTTTGCCATGATTTTTTAGTCACCTTTTCCACCGTCCTTTGAAAGTCCGCTGTTGACGGGTGACGGAAACGGTATTTGCGGACATAAGCGGCCAAGATGGCATCCATTGTTTTGGTTCCGACCTGATGTTCAATGTCTTTCAGCACCAGCTTACCCCTAATGTAGATGTTGCGGGTATAGGCATCATCTCCGGTGTATTTCCAAGTTTCCAGTGTAAGCGGCTGTGCGGAGGGCACCAGACTGGCCTGAAGCGGGAGGTTGGACGCCACCCCGTATTCCTGCTCCATTAGCCGGTCTTCCGCGTAGGAGGTGAAGCTCTCATCGAGCCAGGCCTCTTCAAATTCATTGGTGGCCACCATGCCATAAAAAAACTGATGCCCGATTTCATGGATAATGGTTCGCTCCAGCTGGGTTCCCGGCACATTTTCAGATGCACTAGAGGCGGTTACCAGTGTGGGGTACTCCATCCCGCCTGCACCGCTTCCCTCTTTGGGAGGGACCACGATAGAAAGTGTGGAGTACGGATAAGGACCATACCATTTGCTGAATGTGTTCAGGGCAGCTTTGGCAGCCTGGAAATACCGTTCCTGTAAGTCCTTATGCAGCGGGTCCAGGTAGAGCTTGATCCTTACCCCTGGCACCTCCGATGACGAGAAGGCCTCTTCTGCAACCAGGAAGTCGGGGGAGGCAGCCCAGGCGAAGTCATGAACATCATCGGCATAGAACTTGTAGATTTTCTGGCCCTGCTTCAATTTGGCGGTCTTTACCGGAAAGCCGGTTGCCGCCACGGTGTAATTGGAGGGTACAGAAAGGGTAACATTATAGATCCCGAAATCGCTGTAGAATTCGGAGGTGCCGTGGTACTGATGCAGATTCCAGCCTTCCTGCTTCACGCCCCGGGTGCCGGCTGGCTCATAGACACTAATTTTGGGGAACCATTGTCCAGCCATTATAAAGTTACCTGAAATCCCCATACGCGCGAATATTTTGGGCAGTGTTACTGTATATTTCAGCTTCAGTGTGACACTTTCTCCCCATTGACCGGCTGCGGAAGATGCACCTTGACCAGTGTTTTGTCATGCACGTTGCCATCATCGGGTTGTACATACTGCAGCCGCTGCATGAGCGAGACGCCGTCACTGGTCCGCAAATCCGTCAGGGTCATGCTGCCGTAGCCATTTGCAGGCATGGTATCCCCGCGGAGCTTTCCCCGGATTCCTTCATGAAGGTGGTATCTTTGGAGGCAAAGGCATTCGGATACAAGTGGAAGTAGAGGTCTTGTACCGGTTTTTGGCCGGGGTGGGTCCAGGTGACCGTCTCTGAAGCCGTCAGCGACCCCGTTGAGGGGAGCAGCTGCGCGTCAAGATGATATTCGGTTACCCGCTGGCTAAGGGCCTCCGATACGGGGAGCGGCCTGCTCTCAGGGAGAACGGGCTGTGGTGCTTTGATCTGTGCGGCTGCGGGGGACTTGGCCTCTTTGGGAGCAGCTGCAGTCTGAACGGCCGGGTTATGCCCTGAAAGAGCCCAGATTCCACCTCCCAGAAGGGCGAGGGTGGCCAGGGCCGCAAAGATGAGGGTGTACCTTAATGACAATGGCTTCATACTGTGATTCCTCCCGTGACAAGCATCTACGGGATGTATATGTTTGCATTCGCCGCATTATTAGCTAAAATTAAATTATTAGTGAGAGGGAAGGATGTGCACTTGTGGATAACAACCAACCAGAGGGCAAAAAACCGATGGCTCTGAATATCGTGAATGCCAAAAGCAAGCATAAGGGGTTCGGCGCAGGCTCCATCGATTTGAACAATGTATCGCCGGTCATTATTGACGGCGGTGAAGCCGTTATCGATATCGGTGCCATGCATGCCAAGAGTAAAGTGGAGAAGGGCATTAAATTCAGTCCGAACCGTGAAGATGTTCCGAACGGAAGACAGGTGTGGGTGGTATGGGTAGCTGTAGACCGTACGCCTGAAGGCCAGTCCTATGGCGGAGTCACAGCCTGCGAGATGTGGATTGACACCGAAGCCCGCAGAGGCTGGAAGATTCTTGCCGATCACGTGAACAAGCTCGATTCTGCCCTGAAGCGGAGAGTGATTCTGGAGGGGCTTGGTGCAGCGGACAAGTCTGCACTGAGGTCATTGCTGATTGCCCATAATGCGGAGTGGTGGGATGCTTCCGCCGCTGAACTCAAAGCTGCGCTGTCAGAATAAGCGATAACCCGCCATTGTGTGGCATAAGACTATTGCGTCTGCATTACACAAACAGCCAAGCTCCCCTTTTCAGGAGAGCTTGGCTGTTTCTATGTTGTATAAAACTGCAGGGTGCGGGTGACAGTTTATGATCTGCTGAGCAGGTTAAGCTTGCGCTTGAGCTGGCTTACCCGGGCCTGACTGATGCCAAGAACCTCGGCAAGCTCCTTCTGATTAGCATAGGGGTGATCTTCTATAGCCTTCTCCAAGCGTTGACTCATTTCCTCTGTTTTGCTCCGCCGCCCCCGCGGCCGGGTTCAGGAGTGATCTCTGCGGGACTTTGCAGCTGAACGGTCTCATCGGCCGTCCGGTCTGGATTGCCGAGCTCTTTCAGACAGCTGTTGCAAATGAACTGGTCCTTATAGTAGCTGACATGATCGAGGCTTCTGCAGAACGTGCATTCAGTTGAGGTGTACTTTCTGAGTACGATGATTTCTTCATCCAAAATGAAAAACTCGATAGGATCCCCAATGTCAATATTTCGTGTCATGCGGATTTCTACGGGAACCACAATTCTGCCAAGACTGTCTAAACTCCGGATCATGCCTGTATCCTTCATCCCATGTCCCTCATTTACATCTTTTTATTTTTTGTGGATATTTATGATTATAGCAGTAATTGTAAGTTATGAGAACGGGGAAAGCGCATTCATATATAGAGTTTTTTGCTAATTTCAGGAAAAAACTTCCCCTGAATTTAAAAATCTCTCCATTTGGGAAGTCCAAAAGGAGAGATGAGTTAGGGTTCGTTTGTTTTTTACCCATTTTTGAGCCGCCGAAACAGCATCACCTAACTTTTAGCTGAGGGAAAAGGGCTCCGCCTGTTTGTCAATGACAGAGACATAAGGATTCCCTCTGAGATAGAAACGCCAGGGAAGCGGAGCATATTCTTCGGCATAAGGAATGTTGATTCTCGGTGCTGCGGCAATATCCAGGTGTTCCGGCGAATCTCCCTGCTCAAGCCACAGCGGTCCAAGCGGGTCATCCAGCCGGCATCCGTTCAGGCTTTTGTCAATACGCAGCGCCCGGCACAGCTTGCCCGGCCCGCCGGACAGGCTGGCCGGCTTCTTGACCGTGATGCCGCGGTAAGCCGCCATCCGCGCAGCGTCTGTACTGGTAAGCGGCTCTACCGCGCGAATCAATACAGCATGAGGATCATGTTCGGCAGCAGTTACTACATTAACGCAATGGTACATACCGTATATGAGATACACATAGGCTGTTCCTCCAGCGCTGAACATGACCTCGGTACGGGCTGAACGGCGTCCGCCGTAGGCGTGGCTGCCTTTATCTTCTGCGCCGCCATAGCTTTCTGTCTCCACAATCCGGCAGCGGATCTCTCCATCCTCGGTCCGCCGGACGAGATGCTGTCCCAGAAGAAGCGGTCCGGCCTGGAGCGCTGTAAGCTTATATAGATCAGGGGACAGCAATTTTCTGGACGGCAGACCTTCTCTGCCGTCAGAGTTATTCTTCAAATCCATCGGGTAATGGCACCTCACAACCCGGGTCCCGGAACCTTCATCCGTATCCTCCCGGTCGATTGGTCCCATCGTATCGCATGAGCCGCAGCGAAGCAACCCGGATTAATTCAACCACCAGCGTTTGATATCCTTCCACAGCGAATGCTCTTCCTTGATGTCCTCCGCCGGAGGCTCCCCGTTACCGTCAGGGGGACTTACGGCACCGCTTGTACCGTGCTGATCGCAGTATTCCTTGGGTTCCGTGCCGCTGATGAAGGTTTCCAGCACTTTCTCGGGACAGGCCGCCGTAGCCAGCTTGCCGGATTGCGGATTGACATATACGCTGACCACTCCGTCAGGAATCGGGAAAATTTTCGGCGGAACGTTTTCCAGCGCTTTTTCCGTAAACTGGGCAAAGATCGGGGCAGCACGCCGTCCATCGGCAGTGGCAATATCCCGCCCTTTGTCATAGCCGACCCAGACGGCTGTGGACAGCTCGGGCGTAAAGCCCACCATCCAGCCGTCGGTGTCGGTAGTCCCGGTTTTCCCGGCAACAGGACGCTTGATCATGGAGGCAACGCGGTTGCCTGTCCCGCCGCTCTCGAATACTCCTTCCATCAGCCGGGTTAACACATACGCTGCCGCCGGCTCTACAACCTTCTCGCCCTGCGTCTGCGGGGCTTCATATAGAAGTTTTCCATTCGCATCGGTAATTTTCAGGATTGCCGTGACCGGAAGCTTTACTCCGCCTCCGCCGATAACGGCGAATGCAGACGCCATTTCCAGCGGACTCACCGGCGATGTGCCCAGAGCCAGCGATGGTACGGTCTGCAGGGGACTGTCTATTCCCATCTTTGCCGCCATGTCTGCCACTTTTTCCGCGCCTACTTTCATAATCGTGTTCACCGCATAAATATTGTCGGAGGCGGCAATTGCCTGGCGCATGTTGATTTCCCCCAGATACTTGTCCCCGAAGTTTTTCGGCTGATAGGTCTTGCGGTCATTATCATAGTGGAACAGTGTCGGCTGGCTGTTGAAGACGGACAGTCCCGTCATGCTCTTGGAGGACAGCGCGGTTAAATACATGATGGGTTTAAAGGAAGACCCGGGCTGACGGGTAGTGGCCAGTGCATGGTTGAACTGGTTGGTGCGGTAGTTTTTGCCCCCGACCATGGCTTTGATATAGCCGGTACGGGGATCAATGGATACAAGCGCAGTCTCCAGGTCGCCGGAGGGGTCCATTCCTTTCTCTACAGCGTCTTCGGCCGCCTGCTGCATATCGGGATCGAGCGTTGTATATACATTCAGCCCCCCCTGATCCAGCTCTTCGCTGCTGATATGCAGGGTGTCGGTGGCCAGACTGCGGACATAGTCGCGGAAATAAGGCGCAGCAGCAAGGGTATTCTTTTCTCCCTGAGGCTTGAAGCTTAGGGTTTCCAGCTTGGCTGCTGCTGCCTGAGCTTCAGTAATATCACCCACTTCTGTCATGGCGGCCAATATAATCCGCTGCCGTTTCTTGGCATTGTCCATATGAGTATAGGGGGAATAGTAGGTCGGGCCTTTGGGGATACCGGCAAGGATTGCACTCTCCGCCAGATCAAGGTCAGCCGCCGCTTTGCCAAAATACATCTGTGAGGCCGCTTCAATGCCGTAGGCGCCGTGGCCATAATAAATTTGGTTCAGATACATATTCAGAATTTCGTCTTTGCTGTATTTCATCTCAAGCTGCATCGTATACAGGGCTTCCTTTGCCTTGCGGGTCCAGGTCTTCTCATGGGAGAGGTAGAGATTGCGCGCAAGCTGCTGGGTTAGAGTGCTGGCCCCTTGTGTGCGGTCGCCTGACTCCAGATTGGCAAGCACTGCCCGGCCCATGCCCTTGACATCAAAGCCGGAGTGCTTGTAGAATTTGCGGTCCTCCACCGCAAGCGTAGCCTGTATGAGCAGCGGTGAAATCTGATTAAGTGTTACGGGCTCCCGGCTGCGGCCATCCGTAGTGAAGGTGGTTAGCACATTTCCGCGGGAATCAAGCAGCTTGGAGCGGATATCATCAGCAATCGGCGGGAGATCCTTATGGTAGAGGTATCCGAGCAGCCCGCCAGCCGCCAGTACACAAAGCACACCCATTATAGCCAGCAGCCGGGACAGCCGGCGGAGGCGGTGTTTGGGTTTCGGAGGGGCAACAGGTTCGCGCGGCATGACATCAGGCTCCTTTGATTAGTTTGGCTTGTCAATTCTCATTATGGGGAAGGAAGGGCCTGGATATTCATAACGGCCGGAGGTCCTCCCCGAAAAGGCTGGCGTTTCACCATGCCGGCCCAAGTAGTAACCAAATTGTTGTCAGATTGTGACTTTATCCGGGTTGATAGGGGAAGGGATGGAGCAGTATAACAGAGTAGTGCCTTTAGAAATGGCTGGATCAATGAGAAGGTGGAGGTGTAACTATGAATTGGACTAAAAAAATATATCAAGGGCGGTTGGCCCTTCTGTCGGCAGTTCTTTTGGCGTCATCTGCGTGGGGAATGCCCGCTTCACCGGTACAGGCGGCTGCGGCGCAAGCGGCAGTACCGGCGTGCAGCACCGGTGATCATGGATTGCTGAAGGAGCTGCAGGCCGAGCATGCTGCGTCCGGGGCCGCACCGCTGAATTTCTCCGACATTCAATTTCTGAATGCCGATACCGGCCGGGCAGCAGGCAACGGATTCATGATTGGGACCTCCGACGGAGGCTGTCACTTTCAGGAGATCTATAAGGGACAGTGGAGTTTCAGGCAAATTGATTTTCCGGATAATGTTCATGGCTGGGCCCTGGCTTCCGTGAAGGGTACAGCGGCGGCCTACCTCATTGCCACCGCGGATGGCGGCTCTACCTGGCAACGGATGACCGATACAGCAACTGTCTTCGACAGAATTGACTTTAAGGACAAGAAGCAGGGCTATGGCTACAGCCTGGCCTCCACCTATTACACGAAGGACGGAGGACGCACCT encodes the following:
- a CDS encoding C40 family peptidase, with the protein product MVFTLGAGSAFADSKMDTVIAKTIGTTYKFGGTSTSGFDCSGFTRYVFKNVGLTLPRTSKAQFSVGTPVSRNNLRSGDLVFFNTFGSGVSHVGIYVGNGKFAQSSSSRGVTITSLSQAYWANRYVGAKRVMSTTAYQAVAYD
- a CDS encoding YwhD family protein, with translation MDNNQPEGKKPMALNIVNAKSKHKGFGAGSIDLNNVSPVIIDGGEAVIDIGAMHAKSKVEKGIKFSPNREDVPNGRQVWVVWVAVDRTPEGQSYGGVTACEMWIDTEARRGWKILADHVNKLDSALKRRVILEGLGAADKSALRSLLIAHNAEWWDASAAELKAALSE
- a CDS encoding DNA-3-methyladenine glycosylase translates to MGPIDREDTDEGSGTRVVRCHYPMDLKNNSDGREGLPSRKLLSPDLYKLTALQAGPLLLGQHLVRRTEDGEIRCRIVETESYGGAEDKGSHAYGGRRSARTEVMFSAGGTAYVYLIYGMYHCVNVVTAAEHDPHAVLIRAVEPLTSTDAARMAAYRGITVKKPASLSGGPGKLCRALRIDKSLNGCRLDDPLGPLWLEQGDSPEHLDIAAAPRINIPYAEEYAPLPWRFYLRGNPYVSVIDKQAEPFSLS
- a CDS encoding transglycosylase domain-containing protein; the protein is MPREPVAPPKPKHRLRRLSRLLAIMGVLCVLAAGGLLGYLYHKDLPPIADDIRSKLLDSRGNVLTTFTTDGRSREPVTLNQISPLLIQATLAVEDRKFYKHSGFDVKGMGRAVLANLESGDRTQGASTLTQQLARNLYLSHEKTWTRKAKEALYTMQLEMKYSKDEILNMYLNQIYYGHGAYGIEAASQMYFGKAAADLDLAESAILAGIPKGPTYYSPYTHMDNAKKRQRIILAAMTEVGDITEAQAAAAKLETLSFKPQGEKNTLAAAPYFRDYVRSLATDTLHISSEELDQGGLNVYTTLDPDMQQAAEDAVEKGMDPSGDLETALVSIDPRTGYIKAMVGGKNYRTNQFNHALATTRQPGSSFKPIMYLTALSSKSMTGLSVFNSQPTLFHYDNDRKTYQPKNFGDKYLGEINMRQAIAASDNIYAVNTIMKVGAEKVADMAAKMGIDSPLQTVPSLALGTSPVSPLEMASAFAVIGGGGVKLPVTAILKITDANGKLLYEAPQTQGEKVVEPAAAYVLTRLMEGVFESGGTGNRVASMIKRPVAGKTGTTDTDGWMVGFTPELSTAVWVGYDKGRDIATADGRRAAPIFAQFTEKALENVPPKIFPIPDGVVSVYVNPQSGKLATAACPEKVLETFISGTEPKEYCDQHGTSGAVSPPDGNGEPPAEDIKEEHSLWKDIKRWWLN